The sequence GCAAACATGGAGGGATGGGAGACAACTGTTGAAACTTTAGGTTTTCTTTCAGCAGGAATCGTATCAAACGCTTCATGCTTGATTTTGCGAAGCCAGTAATAATAGGATTTTATACTGACATCATGAGCGGTACACCAATCAGACACTTTCTGATTGCTTGCCCTGCATTTTTGAATCCGCTCTATCCAAAGGCTAAGTTTTTGGGAATGAGTCGCTACTGTTAAGCTATCCATAGATAAATCTCCAATCCCTTAAGGTACTTAAGTTCCTTAAGACTTTTAGAATTAGAGCTATTATCTCACAACTAAAAGTAAAAAAATACACACCGACTTATTTGACGCTTACGAAT is a genomic window of Lacrimispora sphenoides containing:
- the tnpA gene encoding IS66 family insertion sequence element accessory protein TnpA, with the translated sequence MDSLTVATHSQKLSLWIERIQKCRASNQKVSDWCTAHDVSIKSYYYWLRKIKHEAFDTIPAERKPKVSTVVSHPSMFAEVPYAVAKSSSSTAVIIRLGNMTLEIQNGANQETIENTLRTIRHLC